In Aureimonas sp. AU20, the genomic window CTTTGCATGCGGCGGGCGGGCGCGTCGATGGGGAGCCTCGGCGTCTCCTGCACCAAGGCGGCGCTGGCCTCGGCCGGTTCGTCCCATTCGAACGCGTCGGGTTCGGCCTCGTCAATGGAGACCGGCGGCGGCGCATGCACGGGCTCGGGCGCGTCGGTGCGTTCGACCTTGCGGGGTTTGCGCGCCTTGGTCCGCACCGGCAGCTCGGGCTCGGAAGTTTCCTCGATCTCGGTAGCGGGAAGGCTTTCCTCTCTCGCCTGCAGGATGCGGGTTTCGAGAATGCGGGGAGAGCGCCCCTTGGCCTCGCCGCCGCCTTTGCGTGGGCGCGGCGCGACGTCCGCGCTGGCGGCCGGCTCATCCGTCTCGGCGCCGGCATTGGCGCGGAGCAGATCCTTCATCTCGTCGCTGAGGGCGCCGGTCCAGATGGAGGTGGAGGCCGCCTTGTTCAATTTCGACCGACGCTTGTGTTCGACCGCGAAGGGCCCAATCGTACGCTTCATGAAGCCAGTATCATATCGCTGAAAAGAGAAACGTCCGCTGTTGATCTCGACTGCGGCCCGGATGGCGCGATCATGCCATTTGCCATCATCCAGCGCAAACGACTTGAGACAACTGCTTTATCACACCATCGAGGCGAGATCACTTCCCTCAACACGCGAAACGACTCCCGTATCACCCGCGCGAAACTTGAGCGGCGGCCGGCACTTCGGCAGGGATCGACGCTATTCGCCTCGCTTGCGCGGCCCACCTGGGAGGTGAGGTTGCCCCCAGAAACCTTTTGGTAAGCGGAACAGACCGATGGTCGCGGGCGGGTTTTGTTTGTAAACCGTGTGACAGCGAGAGACGGCGGGGAGCGGCGCTTGATGGCAACGGACAAACCGCGTCAGATCGACCTCTTCAGCTTCAGTCCCGCGCTGCCGCCCGTTCGAAAGCCCGCGCCGCGCGCCGGGCGAGGCGCATCGGCCCGCGCGCCGGAGGCCTTAAACGAGGAGGCGCTGGCGGCGCGGCTGGAGGAAACCGGCCGTTACCGCGTGCTGCGCAAGCTCGAGCCGCGCCCCGTCCTGCCCAATCGCTGGCCGCCGGCCAACCGCGTGCCCGGTGGCTGGCCTCGCCTCGGCATCATTCTGGACACCGAGACCACCGGCCTCGACCATGCCGAGCACGAGGTGATCGAGCTAGGCATGGTGGCCTTCACCTATGACGAGGCGGGCGTGCGGGACGTGGTCGGCGTCTTTTCCGCCCTGCAGGCGCCCTCCAAACCCATCACGGCCGAGATCACCCGCATCACCGGCATCACCGACGAGATGGTGGCGGGTCAGCACATCGACCTCGACGCGGTACGGCGCTTCGTGGAGCCGGCCGATCTCGTGATCGCCCATAATGCAAGGTTCGACCGGCCCTTCTGCGAGAAGCTGACGCCCGGTTTCGAGGTCAAGCCCTGGGCCTGCTCGGTCGCCGAGGTAGACTGGGTGTCGCTCGGCTTCGAAGGCAGCAAGCTTGGCTATCTCGTCGGCCAGTCCGGCTATTTCCACAATGGCCACCGCGCAGTGGACGACTGCCACGCCCTTTTGGAAGTGCTCTGCCAGGCGCCGAAGACCGCCGCCCTGCCCGCCTTCGGGCAGTTGATCGCCTCGGCCGCGCGCACCCGCCTTCGCATCCACGCGCTCGGCTCGCCCTTCCACACGAAGGACGTTTTGAAGGCGCGCGGCTATCGCTGGAGCGACGGGATGGGCGGCAAGCCCAAGGCCTGGTGGCGCGAGGTTGGGGAAGACGGGTTCGAGGAGGAGGTCCGCTTTCTCGAACAGGACATCTATGGCGGCGCCATGAACGCGCATGTCGAGCGGCTGACGGCCTGCGAGCGGTTCAAGGCCTGACGGACCTCCCATCGCTTAACATCGCCGGGCGCTGCCCGGCTTGACCCCCTGCCCCGCTTCGTTCCATCACGAGGCGAAAGCCCGGGCGGGAGGCGCCCGCTCGGCGAACGGAACCGCAAGACACATGGCACGCAAGAACCGGGACGAAAGCTGGCTGGCGGACGAGGAAGCGGAGCGCGCGCCGCCGGAGCCCTGCTGGCTCTGCGGCCGCCCGCTGGGCAAGACGGTGGATCGCTTCCACCCGATCCCCAAGAGCCGGGGCGGCAAGGACACCGTTCCCGTCCACCCGATCTGCCGCGAGACGATCGACGCCAATTTCACCGCCAGCGAACTCGTGCGCCACGCCGAAAGCGGCACGCCGCTGACCGACAACGAGACCGTCGCGCGCTTCGTGAAATGGGTCTCCGGCAAGCCGGCGGACTTCCACTCCGCCACCAAGACGGGGCGTTAAGCCGCAGGGACCTACACCGCCACAACTCGAAAGAGGCGGCGCTTCCGGATTCCATCGCGGGCGCGCACAACCCAAGATAAGGAGTGCGCGGCTGGCCTCTCGCACGGCGCGAAGTAAGCCAAGCGGGGTGTTAAGCGCTTGTTTACGGCGATCTCTCCAGAGTGGATTCAGGGCGAACCAAACCCATCGCGGTTGGCTTTCCTCGGCAAGGCTCGGTGCCTGAGACACACCGTCCCGAAACTGAACCCAACGCGGCGCTTCTCCTGCGGGCGTCACGACATAAGGCTTCGAATGCCCCTCAATCTCGATCTGAACCGCCTTGGCGTTGCCGTCTGCGTTGTCGATGTCGATCGTGATGGCGTGTTCCGGTTCTACGGCATCAACGACTGCGCCGCCCGCGAAAGCGGCCTCAACCGGCGCGAGGTCGCCGGGCGCCTGTTCTCCGAGTGCCTGCCGGCGGACTATGCCCGGCGGCTGACCGAGCGCTACGCCGTCTGCGCCCGGACGCGAAAGGTGCAGGAGACGGAGGAAGAGGTCGATCTCGGCTTCGGCGCGAAATGGTACAAGACGACCCTGACGCCCCTGATCGACTAGGCGACGGGCGCGGTGTCGCAGATCATGGGCGTTTCCCAGAACATCACGGAGACCAAGCGGCTGCAGGCCGAACTGCGGGAATATGCCTATGTCGACCAGCTGACGGGCCTCGCCAATCGGCGCCGCTTCGATCAGGCCATCTCCTATGCGCGCGACGAGGCGCTGGCCTCCGGCACCGCCTTCTCGCTGGCGGTGGTCGATCTCGACGGGCTGAAATCCACCAACGACCAGCACGGCCATCGCATCGGCGACGCGGTGATCCACCATGCCGGCCAGCTTCTGGCGGGAACGCTGCGGCCGGACGAACTGGTGGCGCGCGTGGGCGGCGACGAGTTCTACATGCTCCTGCGGGCCGGCAACCGCGCCGCGCTGGACGATCGGCTCGACGCCATTCGCATGCTGGTGGACAGGGGCCTGACCCTGCCCGAACTCGGGCTTCCCATCACGCTCAGCATCGGCGGCGAGGTCTGGCGCCAGGGCGCCGACATTCGCGACGTGCTCTCGGCGGCCGACGAGGCGATGTATGCCGAAAAGGAAATCCGCCGGCTGGTCCGACGCGTCGACCGGCGCAGCGCTGCCGCCTGAGCGACGGCGGCTCGGCGGGAGCGCGACCCGCATCTGACATCTGGCCAAAGCCGGCGCGGCGTGCTGAATGCCGGGCATGACAATCGAGCGGATCAGCCTGCCGCAGGCGCGGCGGATCGCCCTGGCGGCGCAGGGGTTCGGGGCCAAGCGCCAT contains:
- a CDS encoding GGDEF domain-containing protein, giving the protein MSQIMGVSQNITETKRLQAELREYAYVDQLTGLANRRRFDQAISYARDEALASGTAFSLAVVDLDGLKSTNDQHGHRIGDAVIHHAGQLLAGTLRPDELVARVGGDEFYMLLRAGNRAALDDRLDAIRMLVDRGLTLPELGLPITLSIGGEVWRQGADIRDVLSAADEAMYAEKEIRRLVRRVDRRSAAA
- a CDS encoding PAS domain-containing protein yields the protein MPLNLDLNRLGVAVCVVDVDRDGVFRFYGINDCAARESGLNRREVAGRLFSECLPADYARRLTERYAVCARTRKVQETEEEVDLGFGAKWYKTTLTPLID
- a CDS encoding HNH endonuclease → MARKNRDESWLADEEAERAPPEPCWLCGRPLGKTVDRFHPIPKSRGGKDTVPVHPICRETIDANFTASELVRHAESGTPLTDNETVARFVKWVSGKPADFHSATKTGR
- a CDS encoding 3'-5' exonuclease — protein: MATDKPRQIDLFSFSPALPPVRKPAPRAGRGASARAPEALNEEALAARLEETGRYRVLRKLEPRPVLPNRWPPANRVPGGWPRLGIILDTETTGLDHAEHEVIELGMVAFTYDEAGVRDVVGVFSALQAPSKPITAEITRITGITDEMVAGQHIDLDAVRRFVEPADLVIAHNARFDRPFCEKLTPGFEVKPWACSVAEVDWVSLGFEGSKLGYLVGQSGYFHNGHRAVDDCHALLEVLCQAPKTAALPAFGQLIASAARTRLRIHALGSPFHTKDVLKARGYRWSDGMGGKPKAWWREVGEDGFEEEVRFLEQDIYGGAMNAHVERLTACERFKA